Proteins found in one Clostridium kluyveri DSM 555 genomic segment:
- a CDS encoding DMT family transporter: MLGILYAIISGVSMSLQGVFNTRLSEKIGLWLTNAIVQGIGFIITLIIVFMIKDKNLSNLSCCRKLYFLGGALGVIIIFTVMQGIKLLGVTHCIAIILTAQLIAAAVIDFFGLFDSPKINFTLNKIIGIAVMIIGIVILKWKG; encoded by the coding sequence ATGCTTGGCATATTATATGCAATAATATCAGGAGTCAGTATGAGCTTACAAGGTGTGTTCAATACAAGACTTAGTGAAAAAATAGGATTGTGGTTAACAAACGCAATAGTACAAGGTATTGGTTTTATAATAACTCTTATAATAGTTTTCATGATTAAAGATAAAAATTTATCAAATTTAAGCTGCTGCAGAAAGTTGTACTTTTTAGGAGGAGCTTTAGGAGTGATTATAATTTTTACTGTAATGCAGGGAATTAAACTTTTAGGGGTAACCCACTGCATTGCTATAATCCTAACGGCACAGCTTATAGCTGCAGCTGTAATTGACTTTTTCGGTTTATTTGATTCTCCAAAGATTAATTTTACCTTAAATAAAATAATAGGCATTGCCGTAATGATAATAGGCATTGTTATATTGAAATGGAAAGGA
- a CDS encoding AAA family ATPase, which translates to MKPISLKIKGLNSFESSQEIDFEKLTERGIFGIFGPTGSGKSTVLDGITLSLYGEVARKSSNFINVNCNNLYVSYKFQISEKKVKTYRVEREFRRDQKSGSVRSKTARIISIEDNIEKILEEGSKNVTEKCQEILGLKLEDFTRTVVLPQGKFSEFLRLEGKDRRNMLERLFGLQKYGDNLSFKLNLKNKEEKMKFHELEGQLKGYEGINEEILEVKMMQMKQLENSYEETKKEYNYLEKKYNDENDLWKLQLELEQKSYELELLTKRENEIKNYEKKIKLAEGTLKVKPYADNFKNTSAQIKITKDNLSNLNIKINSIKKNKNEIEILLNEARDKKDKKLPELKVKEQKIKDAIEEQKLLEKLRQEKILLENDIESLKEKFNNKNDQVITNENYTSNLLNEMKTKEKLIETLKISEEYREKINEGIITLTNYENKILQRDKLIESIKNCEENIKAAVYRKEILLKHINEIEKTLSHCNTRLNILIKTCPGDENTLLNFHQRLSYFKTKWDKYNEYMDLLDKNKGMVENLEKDLRNITAFESNMRNSIEELEKKIYQFERDNMAIMLIHTLREGDPCPVCGSVYHEKKEMGKIDRDNLEKLKSHCLEKKNKIEKSTKETIEIRTNIALKRKNIEENKKKIEELGEDFKSTPIKILQDKFYKLKQQIYEFKREKSLIEEEIKALKDNKNSLDIDYNKELTIEIENSTQLIKLQQDLKLEEEQIKLIKDQLSLLKADLSVEDLKNKANEIIETQKRTSSLEREVKKIRKTIEVKQSEKDEIRYYITELKEKLSEKQTRTREMNKSIVEKEYNIKNKVGEITDLNHFNREVCNLIEKIESEYIKTEKTARKIIKEYDEINNKIILAQSNLVNLNERNIKEEKNLKSILYEQGFEDIYEVEKFFMNKSEIEKLNKEIQEYRNSISRIKGAIENIYKNMKGRTLTKDQWYKTQNDKNKKSYELEKLYEDKITLNKEVTSINTRLLELKDLLNKKKKIEHKLALLSDLEKLFKGKKFVEFIAANQLKYISLEADKQLREITCGNYGLEVDEDGRFFIRDYKNGGKERDASTLSGGETFVASLALALALSSQIQLKGRSPLELFFLDEGFGTLDDNLLEIVMDSLEKIHNDKLSIGVISHLEVIKERMPVKLIVTTAESGMGGSKVRIEKS; encoded by the coding sequence ATGAAGCCTATCAGCCTGAAAATAAAAGGATTAAATAGCTTTGAGAGCAGTCAAGAAATTGATTTTGAAAAATTAACAGAAAGAGGTATATTCGGTATATTTGGCCCCACTGGCAGTGGAAAATCTACTGTGCTTGATGGAATTACCTTGTCTCTATATGGTGAAGTAGCTAGAAAAAGTTCAAATTTTATAAATGTAAATTGCAACAACTTATATGTAAGTTATAAATTTCAGATATCTGAAAAAAAGGTAAAGACTTATAGGGTAGAAAGGGAGTTTAGAAGAGACCAAAAAAGTGGCAGCGTAAGAAGTAAAACAGCCAGAATAATAAGTATTGAAGATAATATAGAAAAAATTCTGGAAGAAGGGTCTAAAAATGTAACTGAAAAATGTCAGGAAATACTGGGACTGAAACTGGAGGATTTCACAAGAACTGTAGTACTTCCCCAAGGTAAATTCAGTGAATTTTTAAGACTAGAAGGAAAAGATAGAAGAAATATGCTTGAGAGGTTATTTGGCCTACAAAAATATGGAGATAATCTTTCATTTAAATTGAATTTAAAAAATAAAGAGGAAAAAATGAAGTTCCATGAGCTTGAGGGACAACTTAAAGGTTATGAAGGTATCAATGAGGAAATTCTAGAAGTCAAGATGATGCAAATGAAACAATTAGAAAATAGCTATGAAGAAACTAAAAAGGAATATAACTATTTAGAAAAGAAATATAATGATGAAAATGATTTATGGAAACTTCAATTGGAATTAGAGCAGAAATCTTATGAACTAGAGCTGTTAACAAAAAGAGAAAATGAAATAAAAAATTATGAGAAAAAAATCAAATTGGCAGAAGGTACTTTAAAGGTGAAACCTTATGCAGATAATTTCAAGAATACATCTGCACAAATAAAAATTACTAAAGATAACTTATCTAATTTAAATATTAAAATAAACAGTATAAAAAAAAATAAAAATGAAATAGAAATATTACTAAACGAAGCAAGAGATAAAAAAGATAAAAAACTACCTGAATTGAAGGTAAAAGAACAAAAAATTAAAGACGCCATTGAAGAACAAAAACTACTTGAAAAACTTAGGCAGGAGAAAATCCTTCTTGAGAACGATATCGAATCTTTAAAGGAAAAGTTCAATAATAAAAATGACCAGGTAATAACAAATGAGAATTATACCTCTAATTTGTTAAATGAAATGAAAACTAAAGAAAAATTGATAGAAACTTTAAAAATATCTGAAGAATATAGGGAAAAAATAAATGAAGGTATAATTACTTTAACTAATTATGAAAATAAAATACTACAAAGGGACAAATTAATTGAAAGTATAAAAAATTGTGAAGAAAATATAAAAGCAGCAGTTTATAGAAAAGAAATACTATTAAAACATATAAATGAAATAGAAAAGACCTTATCTCACTGTAATACACGATTAAATATACTGATTAAAACTTGCCCTGGAGATGAAAATACACTATTAAATTTTCACCAACGTTTGTCTTATTTCAAAACAAAATGGGATAAATATAATGAGTATATGGATTTGTTAGATAAAAATAAAGGCATGGTTGAAAATTTAGAGAAAGACCTAAGAAATATAACTGCCTTTGAATCTAACATGAGAAATTCTATAGAAGAATTAGAGAAAAAAATTTACCAATTCGAAAGAGACAATATGGCAATTATGCTGATACACACTCTGCGAGAGGGTGATCCATGCCCCGTATGTGGTTCTGTATATCATGAAAAAAAGGAAATGGGTAAAATTGATAGGGATAATCTTGAAAAATTAAAATCACATTGCCTTGAAAAAAAGAACAAAATAGAGAAATCAACTAAAGAAACAATAGAAATTCGAACTAACATAGCATTAAAAAGAAAAAATATAGAGGAAAATAAAAAGAAAATTGAAGAACTAGGGGAAGATTTTAAATCAACACCTATAAAAATTCTTCAAGATAAATTTTATAAATTAAAACAGCAAATATATGAATTTAAAAGAGAAAAAAGTCTTATAGAAGAAGAAATAAAAGCATTGAAAGACAACAAGAATTCTCTGGATATTGACTATAATAAGGAACTTACAATAGAAATTGAAAATAGTACCCAACTCATAAAGTTACAGCAGGATTTAAAATTAGAAGAAGAACAAATAAAATTAATAAAGGACCAATTATCTTTATTAAAAGCTGATTTATCTGTAGAAGATTTAAAGAACAAAGCAAATGAAATTATAGAAACACAAAAACGTACATCCAGCCTGGAAAGGGAAGTAAAGAAAATAAGGAAAACCATAGAAGTAAAGCAAAGTGAAAAAGATGAAATTAGATATTATATTACAGAACTGAAAGAAAAACTAAGTGAAAAACAAACAAGAACTCGGGAAATGAATAAAAGCATAGTTGAAAAAGAATATAACATAAAAAATAAAGTGGGTGAGATAACAGATCTTAATCATTTCAATAGAGAAGTATGTAATCTTATAGAAAAAATTGAAAGTGAATATATAAAAACTGAAAAAACCGCCAGGAAAATAATAAAAGAATATGATGAAATTAATAATAAGATAATATTAGCTCAAAGTAATCTAGTTAATTTAAATGAAAGAAATATAAAAGAAGAAAAAAATCTTAAAAGTATACTGTATGAACAAGGGTTTGAAGATATTTATGAAGTTGAAAAGTTTTTTATGAATAAATCAGAAATAGAAAAATTAAATAAAGAGATACAAGAATATAGAAATTCTATTTCAAGAATAAAAGGTGCTATAGAAAACATTTATAAAAATATGAAGGGAAGAACTTTAACAAAAGATCAGTGGTATAAAACACAAAATGATAAAAATAAAAAGAGTTATGAACTAGAGAAATTATATGAGGATAAAATAACATTAAATAAAGAAGTAACTTCTATAAATACAAGATTACTGGAACTAAAGGATTTATTAAATAAAAAGAAAAAAATAGAACATAAATTGGCTCTCCTAAGTGATCTAGAAAAATTATTTAAAGGTAAAAAGTTTGTGGAGTTTATAGCAGCAAATCAATTGAAATATATATCCTTAGAGGCCGATAAACAATTGAGGGAGATTACCTGCGGCAATTATGGACTGGAAGTAGATGAAGACGGAAGATTTTTCATTAGGGATTATAAAAATGGAGGGAAGGAAAGAGATGCCTCCACATTATCAGGGGGTGAGACTTTCGTTGCATCTTTGGCACTGGCACTGGCACTGTCATCTCAAATACAATTAAAAGGCAGATCACCTTTAGAATTGTTTTTCCTGGACGAAGGCTTTGGAACTCTAGATGACAATTTACTGGAAATAGTGATGGACTCACTGGAAAAAATCCATAATGACAAATTGTCCATAGGAGTCATAAGTCATCTGGAAGTTATAAAAGAAAGGATGCCTGTAAAACTTATAGTAACTACTGCTGAATCTGGAATGGGGGGAAGTAAAGTAAGAATAGAAAAAAGTTAA
- a CDS encoding DUF4434 domain-containing protein: protein MYFNSPLRNNKNYPIVDGSFIQLDLTQNWNSDKWEKELLYLKENKMNYLIITNVSQTEGDITKTCYKSKNKSFQKLYGNIDPVELCLKNAEKLNIKVFIDTNFNSQWWQISGNDSLWLNSQMERANLIASELYENYHSKYPNAFYGWYFPYEVDNAKFNKLSDFDTLSNALNIHLNYLDKNHKRLPILLSPFMNSSVGTAKEYASNWEYLFSKTNFKSGDIFCPQDSIGSGRLKLDEVNSWYTALRKAVSKKPGMLFWANTETFDYVNNSTVPLDRFLKQLKLEQPTVDNIICFSYNHYYSPNNISNGFNEAYSYYVKNGKLPNEKLNMPQNLNVAAIEKNKFKITWQAPKRTDNICGYEVYRDNILISRIMVQRKYGGDPKVSSNTIVDIPILKENVKSYTYKVRALDFSGNLSKPSNLVTVNVDSIKKLPNIVSKNCTYTLSPMPHENYNDPKLTKITDGKYSSINSVKDKNFTGWYNDPLDITIDLGKVIPVQQFMVSYLRDPIPWSELPDRASISISQDGINFTPVGFIRIPSIPFSDRYGSKYPLYLTLDTPINARYVRLFSVTKANHYTFIDEFEIRN from the coding sequence ATGTATTTTAATAGCCCTTTAAGAAATAATAAAAATTATCCTATAGTAGACGGTTCTTTTATACAACTGGATTTAACACAAAACTGGAATTCAGATAAATGGGAAAAAGAATTGCTCTATCTTAAAGAAAATAAAATGAACTACCTTATAATAACAAATGTTTCTCAAACAGAGGGAGATATTACTAAGACCTGTTATAAAAGTAAGAATAAAAGTTTTCAAAAACTATATGGCAATATAGACCCTGTAGAATTATGTTTAAAAAACGCTGAAAAATTAAATATTAAAGTCTTCATAGATACAAATTTCAATAGTCAATGGTGGCAAATATCAGGAAATGATTCCTTATGGCTAAATTCTCAAATGGAAAGAGCTAATCTTATAGCCAGTGAACTATATGAAAATTATCATTCTAAATACCCCAATGCATTTTATGGCTGGTATTTTCCTTATGAAGTGGACAATGCTAAGTTCAATAAACTTAGTGACTTTGATACTCTGTCTAATGCCCTTAATATCCATTTGAATTACCTTGATAAAAACCATAAACGTTTGCCAATTTTACTATCACCATTTATGAATTCTTCTGTAGGTACTGCAAAAGAATATGCTTCAAACTGGGAATATTTATTTTCAAAAACTAACTTCAAAAGTGGAGATATATTTTGTCCCCAAGATTCTATAGGAAGTGGCAGACTAAAACTGGATGAAGTTAATTCCTGGTATACAGCTCTTAGAAAAGCGGTATCTAAAAAACCTGGAATGTTATTTTGGGCTAATACTGAAACCTTTGACTATGTCAATAATTCCACTGTACCATTAGATAGATTTTTAAAACAACTCAAATTAGAACAACCTACTGTAGATAATATAATCTGTTTTTCATACAACCATTACTACAGTCCGAACAATATATCCAATGGGTTTAATGAGGCATACTCCTACTATGTAAAAAACGGAAAACTCCCTAATGAAAAACTAAATATGCCCCAGAATCTAAATGTAGCTGCCATAGAAAAAAATAAATTTAAGATAACCTGGCAGGCTCCAAAAAGAACCGATAATATCTGTGGATATGAAGTTTACAGAGATAATATTTTAATTTCAAGAATTATGGTTCAAAGAAAATATGGGGGTGATCCTAAAGTATCTTCTAATACTATTGTAGATATACCTATACTGAAAGAAAATGTAAAATCCTATACCTATAAAGTAAGAGCCTTAGACTTTTCAGGCAATCTATCAAAACCATCTAATTTGGTAACAGTTAATGTGGATTCTATCAAGAAACTGCCTAATATAGTTTCTAAAAATTGCACCTATACTCTATCCCCAATGCCACATGAAAATTATAATGATCCCAAACTTACTAAAATTACAGATGGTAAATATTCTTCCATAAATTCAGTGAAAGATAAAAATTTTACAGGATGGTACAATGACCCCTTAGATATAACTATAGACTTAGGAAAAGTAATACCTGTTCAGCAATTTATGGTAAGTTACCTTAGAGATCCCATTCCATGGTCTGAACTACCTGATAGGGCCTCTATTTCCATATCACAAGATGGCATAAATTTTACTCCAGTAGGCTTTATACGAATTCCATCTATCCCCTTTTCCGATAGATATGGTTCTAAGTACCCTTTATACCTCACACTGGATACTCCTATAAATGCCAGATATGTAAGGCTATTCTCTGTTACCAAAGCCAATCACTACACTTTTATAGACGAATTTGAAATAAGAAATTGA
- a CDS encoding exonuclease SbcCD subunit D, with protein MRILHTSDWHLGKSLEGHSRMEEQEAFLEDFINIVQKNHVDLVIIAGDIYDNANPPARAEKIFYQTLKKLSSKGERLTLIIAGNHDNPDRLVAAGPLARDHGIIMMGTPKSIVPRGDYGNNKVINSGQGFIEIELNKEKAIIIAVPYPSEKRLNEVLYNSMEEEKEQIKSYNDRIKKLFHNLSKNYREDTINILISHLFTLGSDQAGSERNVQLGGSFIVNKDCFPENAQYIALGHIHKPQIVPGTNGKARYSGSPIQYNKKEINFKKKCFIVDVKAGKECNIHEIELKVYKPIEVWKCSSIEDAIERCTKNKDRNCWVYLEVTTDRFIREDEIKFMKTTKKDIIEIVPKIGDNPSKNINIHDFSHKSFEEIFREFYFKERKVEPQSEVIDLLLSIMKEEKEDEAYQPENKRIK; from the coding sequence ATGAGAATTTTACATACTTCCGACTGGCACCTTGGAAAAAGTTTGGAAGGCCACAGTCGTATGGAGGAACAGGAGGCATTTCTTGAAGATTTTATAAATATAGTCCAGAAGAATCATGTAGATTTGGTAATTATCGCAGGAGATATTTATGATAATGCGAATCCACCTGCAAGAGCTGAAAAAATATTTTATCAAACATTAAAAAAGTTATCCTCAAAAGGAGAAAGGTTAACCCTGATTATCGCAGGAAATCACGATAATCCTGACAGGTTAGTGGCAGCAGGACCTCTCGCTAGAGATCATGGTATCATAATGATGGGAACTCCAAAATCCATAGTTCCCAGGGGTGACTATGGAAATAACAAAGTAATAAATTCCGGCCAGGGTTTTATTGAAATTGAGCTAAATAAAGAAAAGGCCATAATTATAGCAGTACCTTATCCTAGTGAAAAGAGATTGAATGAAGTTTTATACAATAGTATGGAAGAAGAAAAAGAACAAATAAAATCATACAATGACAGAATTAAAAAATTATTTCATAACTTAAGTAAAAATTATAGGGAAGACACTATAAATATTCTCATTTCTCACTTGTTCACTCTAGGAAGTGACCAAGCCGGCTCTGAGAGAAATGTACAGCTTGGTGGAAGTTTTATTGTAAATAAAGATTGTTTTCCAGAAAATGCACAGTATATAGCCCTGGGTCATATTCATAAACCTCAAATAGTACCGGGAACTAATGGAAAGGCCAGATATTCCGGTTCACCTATTCAATATAATAAAAAAGAAATCAATTTTAAGAAAAAGTGTTTTATTGTAGATGTAAAAGCTGGAAAGGAGTGTAATATCCATGAGATTGAACTCAAGGTGTATAAGCCCATAGAAGTCTGGAAGTGCAGCAGCATTGAAGATGCCATAGAAAGATGTACTAAGAACAAGGATAGAAACTGTTGGGTTTATTTAGAGGTAACTACAGATAGGTTTATAAGGGAAGATGAAATAAAGTTTATGAAAACTACAAAAAAGGACATAATTGAAATTGTACCAAAAATAGGAGATAATCCTTCTAAAAATATAAATATACATGATTTTTCCCATAAATCCTTTGAAGAAATTTTTAGAGAATTCTACTTTAAAGAAAGAAAAGTAGAGCCTCAATCAGAGGTAATAGATTTATTATTGTCTATTATGAAGGAGGAAAAAGAGGATGAAGCCTATCAGCCTGAAAATAAAAGGATTAAATAG
- a CDS encoding methylated-DNA--[protein]-cysteine S-methyltransferase, whose product METPYTCFYSSPIGTMKIDSDDIGINSIVFLNYEPEITTNNNYSIHIKNCITQLDEYFRGTRKNFSIKLHISGTPFREKVWKELLKIPYGHTCSYYDIANSINNKNAVRAVGGANHHNKISIIIPCHRVIGKDGNLTGYGGGLWRKKWLLEHEQKYN is encoded by the coding sequence ATGGAAACTCCATACACCTGCTTCTATTCTTCTCCTATTGGAACCATGAAAATAGATAGTGATGACATAGGAATAAATTCTATAGTGTTTTTAAACTATGAACCAGAAATTACAACTAATAATAATTACAGTATACATATAAAAAATTGTATAACTCAGTTGGATGAATATTTTAGAGGCACCAGAAAAAATTTCTCAATTAAACTTCATATTTCAGGTACTCCCTTTAGAGAAAAAGTGTGGAAGGAACTTCTAAAAATCCCTTATGGCCACACCTGTTCTTATTATGATATAGCTAATTCAATAAATAATAAAAATGCCGTTAGAGCTGTAGGAGGTGCAAATCACCATAACAAAATAAGTATAATTATCCCCTGTCACAGGGTTATAGGTAAGGATGGGAATTTAACCGGATATGGCGGTGGGCTATGGCGAAAAAAATGGCTTTTGGAGCATGAACAAAAATATAACTGA
- a CDS encoding SEC-C metal-binding domain-containing protein, whose translation MSLYKDWTDMVVDFVKTNGENAFWKQYGTIEKNIYTKILCEHENILEGTIEELAKKFETSTIYFMGFLDGVNTSLDTPLELDNLEESSKINISINFEKLYYNMLDSKADYLYKLSQWNSIFSSEKRKEIRKKWLNSKTIVNKNRVGRNDPCPCGSGKKYKHCCGNK comes from the coding sequence ATGAGTTTGTATAAAGATTGGACAGATATGGTTGTAGACTTTGTAAAAACTAACGGAGAAAATGCATTCTGGAAACAATATGGCACAATTGAAAAAAATATTTATACAAAAATATTATGTGAACATGAAAATATATTGGAGGGAACCATAGAAGAACTAGCAAAAAAATTTGAAACCTCAACAATATACTTTATGGGATTTCTAGATGGTGTGAATACTAGCTTAGATACTCCTCTTGAACTAGATAATTTGGAAGAAAGCTCTAAGATCAATATAAGTATTAATTTTGAAAAATTGTACTATAATATGCTGGATTCAAAAGCAGATTATTTATATAAGCTTTCTCAATGGAATTCTATATTCTCCAGTGAAAAAAGAAAAGAAATCCGTAAAAAATGGCTTAATTCTAAAACAATAGTAAATAAAAATAGAGTAGGTAGAAATGATCCTTGTCCCTGTGGAAGCGGCAAAAAATATAAACACTGCTGTGGAAATAAATGA
- a CDS encoding dUTP diphosphatase, giving the protein MDLVKLFELQENLDERTKKNVFIEKKDLLSKKTLALQVKIAELANETQCFKFWTDNAPTNKDLILKSYVDCLYFILTLGLEKGFTDIEVNIKVNEDIITSQFLNIYIDINDFIVCSSKDHYITLFEDFISLGKKIGLSMKEIENAYCYNHFIYKEKFKC; this is encoded by the coding sequence ATGGATCTTGTAAAATTATTTGAATTACAAGAAAACTTAGATGAAAGAACTAAAAAAAATGTTTTTATAGAAAAAAAGGATTTACTTTCAAAAAAAACTCTTGCACTTCAAGTAAAAATAGCTGAACTGGCTAATGAAACTCAATGTTTCAAATTTTGGACTGACAATGCACCTACCAATAAGGATTTAATTTTAAAGAGTTATGTAGATTGCTTATACTTCATATTGACTTTAGGACTTGAAAAAGGGTTTACAGATATTGAAGTAAACATAAAAGTTAATGAAGATATTATTACATCACAATTTTTGAACATATATATTGATATAAATGATTTTATAGTCTGTTCTTCAAAAGACCATTATATTACTTTGTTTGAAGATTTCATAAGTTTAGGGAAAAAAATAGGGTTGTCTATGAAGGAAATAGAAAATGCTTACTGCTATAACCATTTTATCTATAAGGAAAAATTTAAATGTTGA
- the asnS gene encoding asparagine--tRNA ligase, with translation MKKTLVKSLYRETEKFIDKDIEISGWIRTIRDSKSFAFIELNDGSFFKNVQVVLDDKIENFKEIIKLPISSSLSVEGTLILTPNAKQSFEIKAKKISLEGNSSSEYPLQKKRHTLEYLRTIAHLRPRSNTFSAVFRVRSIAAYAVHKFFQEKDFVYVNTPIITGSDCEGAGEMFRITTMDLNNVPKEEDNSVDFSKDFFGKETNLTVSGQLSAETMALAFRNVYTFGPTFRAEDSNTSRHAAEFWMIEPEMAFAELKDYMDTAEELVKYIINYVLEKAPEEMAFFNSFIDKSLFDRLNNVVNSEFGRITYTEAVDILQKSGASFQYPVEWGIDLQTEHERYLTEKVFEKPIFVTDYPKAIKAFYMRENEDGKTVAAADLLVPGVGEIVGGSQREERLSVLEKRISEFGLNKEDYWWYLELRKYGETKHSGFGLGFERILMYITGMSNIRDVIPFPRTPGSAEF, from the coding sequence ATGAAAAAAACATTAGTAAAATCTCTTTACAGGGAAACTGAAAAATTTATAGATAAAGATATTGAAATCTCGGGCTGGATAAGAACCATAAGAGATTCTAAATCCTTTGCTTTCATAGAATTAAATGATGGATCATTTTTTAAAAATGTTCAAGTAGTTTTAGATGACAAAATAGAAAATTTTAAAGAAATAATAAAATTACCTATTAGTTCGTCATTGTCTGTGGAGGGCACCCTAATTTTAACCCCTAATGCAAAACAATCTTTTGAAATTAAAGCCAAAAAGATATCTTTAGAAGGAAATTCATCTTCAGAATACCCTCTTCAAAAGAAGAGGCATACTCTTGAGTACTTAAGAACTATAGCTCATTTAAGACCAAGAAGTAATACTTTCTCTGCTGTATTTAGAGTTCGTTCCATTGCGGCCTATGCAGTACATAAATTCTTTCAGGAAAAAGATTTTGTATATGTAAATACTCCTATAATCACAGGCAGTGACTGCGAGGGAGCTGGTGAAATGTTCAGAATAACTACAATGGATTTAAATAACGTTCCTAAAGAAGAAGATAACTCTGTAGACTTTTCTAAAGATTTCTTTGGTAAAGAAACAAATTTAACTGTAAGTGGTCAGTTGTCTGCTGAAACTATGGCTCTTGCTTTTAGAAATGTATATACATTTGGTCCTACTTTTAGAGCGGAAGATTCAAATACATCAAGACATGCAGCTGAATTCTGGATGATAGAACCTGAAATGGCTTTTGCTGAACTGAAAGATTATATGGATACTGCAGAAGAACTGGTAAAGTATATAATAAATTATGTACTTGAAAAAGCTCCTGAAGAAATGGCCTTTTTCAACTCATTCATTGATAAATCTTTATTTGACAGACTAAATAACGTGGTTAATTCAGAATTTGGAAGAATAACTTACACCGAAGCTGTAGACATCTTACAGAAAAGTGGGGCATCTTTTCAATACCCAGTAGAATGGGGTATTGATCTTCAAACAGAACATGAAAGATATTTAACAGAAAAAGTGTTCGAAAAGCCTATATTTGTTACAGACTATCCAAAAGCTATAAAAGCCTTCTACATGAGAGAAAATGAAGACGGAAAGACAGTAGCCGCTGCAGACCTTTTAGTACCAGGAGTAGGAGAAATAGTGGGAGGAAGTCAAAGAGAAGAAAGATTATCTGTCCTTGAAAAGAGGATATCAGAATTTGGGCTTAACAAAGAGGATTACTGGTGGTATCTCGAACTTAGAAAATATGGTGAAACCAAACACTCTGGTTTTGGATTGGGTTTTGAAAGAATACTTATGTATATAACAGGTATGTCTAACATAAGAGATGTAATTCCATTTCCTAGAACACCGGGTTCTGCTGAATTTTAA
- a CDS encoding CxxH/CxxC protein: protein MQEKNKYCCSEHIDISFDDFILDNETFPYLMSTENHKCTYCDKEAKYILKLKP from the coding sequence ATGCAAGAAAAAAATAAATACTGCTGCAGTGAACATATAGATATATCTTTTGATGATTTTATATTAGATAATGAAACTTTTCCCTATTTAATGAGTACTGAGAACCACAAATGCACTTATTGCGATAAGGAAGCTAAATACATTTTAAAATTGAAACCTTAA
- a CDS encoding TM1266 family iron-only hydrogenase system putative regulator — protein sequence MEKRIAVVGIVVEDLDNAPIVNSILHSFSDIIVGRLGIPYREKNISVISIIVDGTSDEISSMTGKLGRINGINVKTAITKK from the coding sequence TTGGAAAAAAGAATTGCTGTGGTTGGAATAGTTGTAGAAGATCTTGATAATGCTCCAATTGTAAATAGTATACTTCATTCTTTTTCAGATATTATAGTGGGAAGACTAGGTATCCCCTATAGAGAAAAAAATATTTCTGTTATATCAATAATAGTAGATGGAACTTCTGATGAAATAAGTTCTATGACCGGAAAATTAGGGAGAATAAATGGGATAAATGTAAAAACAGCTATTACAAAAAAATAA